One genomic segment of Mangifera indica cultivar Alphonso chromosome 6, CATAS_Mindica_2.1, whole genome shotgun sequence includes these proteins:
- the LOC123219060 gene encoding scarecrow-like protein 13, producing MQTSHKHQSSASVHSMVHQPVQEIESCCLPHIQILENNTCSDGGSQGTSGSYQTNKEQFYTLESFTLTNGFIANDSPSGVSISSNRSPFSPQGSHSYLSDPHRSPDNAYGSPVSGSSSVDDGNEFMYKLRELERTLLEDSCNCCFQSGSHQGVSAQGQNWIEMVPRLNLKEMLLYCAKVISEGDLLTAVDLMLVLEQMVSVSGEPIQRLGAYMLEGLRARLEFSGSKIYKALKCEQPTSSDLMSYMSVLFQICPYWKFAYTSMNVVIGEAVANEPRIHIIDFQIAQGTQYMYLIHALAKRHGGPPSLRITGIDDSESLHARGGGLHVVGQKLAQVAATCNVPFAFHDASVSACEIEQEHLIIQPEEAIVVNFPYVLHHMPDESVSTLNPRDRLLRLVKSLSPKVVTIAEQESNTNTSPFFHRFRETLDYYMAMFESIDVACPRDDKKRISAEQHCVARDIVNMIACEDAERVERHELLGKWTLRLKMAGFTPYAMSPSVINAVRDMLKEYNSNYRVLEHNGALYLGWIKRGMATSSAWR from the coding sequence ATGCAAACTTCTCATAAACACCAAAGTTCAGCTAGTGTCCATAGCATGGTCCACCAGCCTGTGCAAGAGATTGAATCCTGTTGCTTGCCTCATATACAAATTCTGGAAAACAATACATGCTCTGATGGTGGCAGCCAAGGAACCAGTGGATCCTATCAAACCAACAAGGAGCAGTTCTATACCTTGGAATCATTCACATTGACTAATGGCTTTATTGCAAATGATTCTCCTTCTGGGGTGAGTATCTCATCTAATAGGAGTCCTTTTTCACCACAAGGTTCTCACTCATACCTGTCAGATCCTCATCGGTCCCCTGACAATGCTTATGGATCACCAGTGAGCGGATCTTCTAGTGTTGATGATGGCAATGAGTTTATGTACAAACTGAGAGAATTGGAGAGAACATTGCTAGAGGACAGCTGCAACTGCTGCTTTCAGAGTGGGTCTCATCAAGGCGTTTCAGCACAAGGTCAGAATTGGATTGAAATGGTCCCTAGGCTAAACTTGAAAGAGATGCTGTTGTACTGTGCTAAGGTGATATCTGAAGGTGATCTATTAACAGCAGTAGATTTAATGCTTGTGTTGGAGCAAATGGTTTCTGTTTCTGGGGAGCCAATTCAACGCCTGGGTGCTTACATGTTGGAAGGGCTTAGAGCAAGATTGGAATTCTCTGGGAGCAAAATTTACAAAGCATTGAAGTGTGAACAGCCAACAAGCTCAGATCTAATGTCTTACATGTCTGTCCTCTTTCAGATTTGTCCGTATTGGAAGTTTGCTTACACATCAATGAATGTGGTGATTGGGGAAGCTGTGGCAAATGAGCCCAGAATTCACATCATTGATTTCCAGATTGCACAAGGCACCCAGTATATGTACCTCATCCATGCTCTTGCAAAACGACATGGTGGGCCCCCGTCTCTCCGCATAACTGGGATTGATGATTCAGAATCACTTCATGCTCGAGGTGGAGGTCTTCATGTTGTGGGTCAGAAGCTTGCGCAGGTTGCTGCAACATGCAATGTGCCATTCGCATTCCATGATGCTTCTGTGTCTGCTTGTGAGATTGAACAAGAGCATCTCATAATTCAACCTGAAGAAGCTATAGTTGTGAATTTTCCTTATGTGTTGCACCACATGCCAGATGAGAGTGTGAGCACTTTGAATCCTAGAGATCGGCTACTGAGATTAGTGAAAAGTTTGTCACCCAAAGTAGTGACCATTGCTGAGCAAGAATCCAACACCAATACTTCCCCATTCTTTCACAGGTTCCGTGAGACATTGGATTACTATATGGCTATGTTTGAATCAATAGACGTAGCTTGTCCAAGGGATGACAAGAAGCGAATCAGTGCAGAGCAGCACTGTGTGGCTCGGGATATAGTCAATATGATTGCTTGTGAAGATGCTGAAAGGGTGGAAAGGCATGAGCTTCTAGGGAAGTGGACATTACGATTGAAGATGGCTGGATTCACACCATATGCAATGAGTCCTTCTGTGATTAACGCTGTTAGAGATATGTTGAAGGAATACAACAGCAATTACAGAGTTTTAGAACATAATGGGGCTCTTTATCTTGGCTGGATAAAGAGAGGTATGGCAACTTCTTCTGCTTGGAGGTGA
- the LOC123218205 gene encoding NADH-ubiquinone oxidoreductase 20.9 kDa subunit → MNTDITASEKPQYPVIDRNPPFTKVVGNFNTLDYFRFSTITGVSVVVGYLSGLKPGLPGPSMVTGGLIGLMGGFMYAYQNSAGRLMGFFPNEGEVAAYQKRGFNN, encoded by the exons ATGAACACAGACATCACAGCCTCGGAGAAGCCACAGTACCCAGTAATAGATCGAAATCCGCCATTCACCAAAGTTGTTGGCAACTTCAACACCCTCGATTATTTCCGTTTCTCCACTATCACCGGCGTCTCCGTTGTCGTCGGATACCTTTCCG GGTTAAAGCCGGGTCTTCCTGGGCCATCGATGGTGACTGGTGGCTTGATTGGGCTGATGGGTGGGTTCATGTACGCGTACCAGAACTCGGCCGGTCGACTCATGGGGTTTTTCCCAAACGAGGGTGAGGTGGCTGCTTACCAAAAGCGTGGGTTCAACAATTAG